agatatttaaaaataaaagaaataggattTTACAGCTCACACTGAAATCCGTTTTGTTCCCCTTTGCAGTATCAACTGATACTCTTTTGAGACAACTACTCTTCATATGTGTcctttcagtctttcttttttattaatatttttatcacacCATATATCCATAAACAATGCCAAATACTTTATGTGTCCAAcaaattctttacttttttaagtttatttatttattttgagagagaggaagaacaagcacaagaggggcagagagagagggagagaaagaatcccaagcaggctccacaccattagcccagagcccaacatgggactcagtctcacaactgtgagatcatgactccagCCAAAccgaagagttggacgctcaactgacagagccacccaggtgccccacaaattgtTTTTTCATAGGGTACATAACATGTacagtttggtttttttcatgCGACAGTATGTCTAAGatctattcataataaaatatgtaagtcaaGTTCATTTAACTATTGTGTAATATTTCAGTGtactaaaaaaatgtatatggcaATTTTCTGTCCTGctactgatgggcatttgggttttctgattttttttttttttactataataatAGGCTGCATTGAGAATCTTTGTAATATCTATTGTAGATATCTACTCTTGATTTGTGGCATTTACTTTTACTTTGATACTGGTGTATTTTatctaaagttttaaattttgatatagtcaaaatttttgcttttttgttatgattttgcattttttatatcttaagatatttttcccccaaatcctaAAAGGtactttcctgtattttcttaggatagttttaaagtttgctttttccTGTTAGGTCTTTTATCAATGTAGAACAGAAGTAGCAGGGATGAAGGGGTTATGGTTTGAGTTGAAGCAGGGTTCTCAGTCTGTTCAGGTTGTATTACAGAGCCTAAGTGACACATGGTGATGACTTCcattgggggaggagggaagcaatACAAGAGACACATTTGAAATCTCTTTGAGGGAATTTGATAGGTGAGACTTCATTGTAGTTATTTCCTAGTTCTACTTCTTAGACTGATCACAAAGAATTACCTTTGGAGCAGTAAAATGCAGGTTCCCGTATACTACCTCTGACATTCTGATTTAGTAAGTCTTCATTGAGATTTGGGACTCTTGGCAAGTGATTGTGATTATCATTTTTGGGAATTGAAGCTATAGAAATATattgaaaagatgaaagaaaattaaaatatctgcagctaaataaaaacattggattTGAGAGATAATATCTTTTTATTACccagaataatttaaattttatccatTCAGTAAAAATAGTCATTAATGGCTGTTCAACTTTTTAACAGTTTATTCTTTAAACTTTCGGTTgtcaatgaatgaattaaattgaTGAAATGATCTTTATTCAGTATGTAATAATATATCCTAGTTTCCAGCTCCACAtttaaaagaatgcatttttaCCTTCAGATATGTTTTTATACTTTGGATTGTTGGGTATATTAACATTTGGAGTCTTTTTAACTCATTATTTTCTAGCTATTGAGTTGTCCTTGAAGGAGCAAAGGCAGCAGTCAACCACACTTTCTACTTTGTACCCAAGCACATCCAATCTCTTAACTAACCACCAACATGAAGGCCGAAAAGTTCGTGCTATATATGACTTTGAAGCTGCTGAAGATAATGAGCTTACTTTTAAAGCCGGAGAAATTATTACAGTTCTTGATGACAGGTGATGGATAATATCAAATTGATATTAACTTGACATtcatatgaaaacatatattaCTTCTGTGTTTCATATTATTCCTGTTGAATGCCATTACCAAaggtaataagaaaaatattgatgTAGATATTTTCTGTCACATTTGGTTGCTTTGCTTGTGTCATATTGTCTGTATTCTTATtttgtagtttaatttttttcttatttcttgtttaaattgtttttatttgatttggaagactagtttattcatttttttttcatctcataaGATCGATTTTTAAATTAGtaagttaaaattttagaaattaaattagtaaagttaaaatgttagaaaatacaccaaatatgtgtatgtatttacggaatttgtaagaaatacataatatattgaatttatttattcacaaaaaATAGTATATCCATGTAGGACAAATTCATTTTATGTGCAATTATATACGTTTATATTACTATGGGAGATGATTCAATATATCTGGTTTTTGGCTGTagctttatttttacttgaaaattgtTACTGATGATGGTTATTGATAATGAAGTACTAAAATTTGCAAGcagttttaaagaataaattcaaaaatatttaggtTATTCCTATAGTAGCACATTTACATTCTCTTCTCTtgagtgaaagaaaatgaattaaattttggGCTGGTTAGCTGGAAATTGCACAAAACCTTGatcattgattcattcaaaaaatgtttattgagagcttGCTAGCTTTTCTCATACTACGCACCCAAGATAAAACAGTGAACATGGAGTTGTACCTGGAAGTGTGTTCCTTGTGAATGCTTTGTTCTATAAACAGTGTCATCTGTCATGTTGTCTCTTGTGGGGGGAGAAATGTGCATTTTTGTACaagaaaaatgtgcattttgtATGTACAAGAGAGAGCACTAATTTAGGAATGGATCTGAATTAAGTGCCTACCATTTATTTTATCACAAAAGAGCCTTATAGACAGTGGAGCTCATGAACTACCTGAAGTTGACAGTCAAATGCAGAGAACTCTGTTTTGGAGAGAGTTCAGACCTTTTATTAAATCCTCAGAGCATTCGCCAGCCTTCCAAAAGATAAAGAACTGTGTTTAACAGCCCTTTATCTTCTCTGAGGGTTCATCTTCTGtttgtaataataatatattcatttcttccCTCATTGGATTGTTGTGGGATTCAGATCTGATAATAATGCAAGTTAAACACTATTAAGGTAGAGATTtatagagataaaaatattttttgtttctcattaGTGATCCCAACTGGTGGAAAGGTGAAACCCATCAAGGCATGGGGTTATTTCCCTCTAATTTTGTGACTGCTGATCTTACTGCTGAACCAGAAATGAGTAAGTATTTTCCAGTCTGTAAGTGGATGATAATCcataattttcttcttaataaaaGTTGAGTAAATTGAATTTACTCAATGTCTGGGACATTTACTAATGTCTGGGACTCTCAGACATTAGTGCCTCCGAGgtgtttattaaaaatgcagcttGCTAGTGAGATTATTTACCGAAAATCATCTAATTATCTACAAATTGAAATGATATTTCTACCAAGATTATCCTTAATCAGGTAATTGTGCAGcctatggatttttcttttaaaacattatatatatatatatatatatatatatatatatatatatatatatacacacaccattgTAAAAACGCAGATTAAGAAGTGTTATGAAATTTATGCATTAGGTATTTTCATTATCGGTTCCTGAAGTGTGACAAATGCAGTGTAATCTCATAGGAATTCTTTTTGTTCAAAGATTAAAGCCATTTCTTTAGCATCTAGCCCCAAACTTGGAGGCACTGGCCTGTAAGTAATATAATGAATGGCTTTCCTAAGACCTCATGTCAGATAGTCAGAAGGAGCCATAACTAATCTTACGAAAACTTTCTGTTTACTTTCCAAACCTGTGCTACCAAGGGAAGTAAACTAGAAAGTGGGGCCTAGCAGGAAAAGTGATGTTACGGGCAGGCATAATAGTTGCAGGAGATGTAAGTATTGGTAGCCCGCCAAAATGTTTGTAGGCAGTTCACTATATTTCTACATAATACTATAGTTCACTGAATCTTCATAATGATGAGTTGGGGTCACCAAGATTAGGTcataaatgagaaatatattcTAGTGTAGAAAGGTTTCTATTAGTGGTTGAAAggtttagaattttaaaagagctTTTGTATATAAGTTGGTAGGCTATAGTTAGCTGGCAAAATATCTCATCTTTCTATAATGTGAGTACGAGGGGTCAAAGAAAGTTACAAATTGCAAGATGCTTAGGTCTTTTTTAGTTTACAAGAATTTAAAGAAGGATCTTTGTCTTAGTCACCTTTTCATTTCCAGCAACTGGAATGAATCTTACCCAAACTAGTACTGAATCTTACCCAAAATATagactatataaatatttatgcagtaAATGATACataagtatgtgtgtatatacatacatatatacacatatatgtatacataaaacaacacatatacttttcttgaaaaaatacagGAACGCTTTTCTTTCAAGAGAAGGCTTTAACAGCAAATCAGATACTACTTTTATCTGTGATGAAACGATGCTGTCTTCTGATGATTGCCAGGTTATCTTGTGTCATTTCATGACAGATTTACAGCGGAGACAAATTCCTGCTGCCCGTCCTAATAATGTCGTTCTTTTTTGTTAGAACCCAAGAAATATGTTGTAGGACCTATTTAAGATGGCAGTGTATTGTGTGCCGGCTTTTTAACCTGGGTTTATGGTggtggtttttttaatttgttttttgggtgtttgggttttttgtttttgtcctgaATCAGCTGTTGGAAAGGATAGAATGGTCTTGGACTTGTGTTCAATCTGAGATCCAAGATCTTGTATCGATCATGTAGCCGTCTCATCTTGTCCCCCATCGTGTGGAGTGCAGCGTTAAAATGAATACTCTAGCTCTTCTTCCTGTGTTTCTCTCCGGACTTCTGTAAAGAGGAGAACTGGAACAGCAGAGCTTCTGTCATAGAAATGTAGTCATTGAACTTGGGAAAGCAATGTTAGCATGATCGTCATCATGCTGTTCTTTGTGAGGAATCTGAAGCCCACTTTACTTAATGGCAAGGAGAAGTACCCACCCTGCTtagcttgttttttctttggaaGTGTGGTAGATACTGTGAAAACAGTTTGTTTCGTGCACATGTgtatacacgtacacacatacgcacgtgcacacacgctaTACGCAGACGTGCACACGTGCGTAGTAATAGTATTGGTGCCTGTGAGAAAAACACTGACAACTTGTACATGGTCGGCTGGCACGATGTCGAGTCCTCCGTGTGTTCTCTTATGGGTAGCAGCCAATGCATGCTTTCCCAGCTTCCTACTTGTTAATAGCTCaagatataaaaagcaaaaatatctcTAGCACATGTCTCTTTTACCCCCAAGGGAAAATGAAACCAGCTGAAAGTGTTTTGTATAGAATTTTGCTTTATGGTGACTTACGTGGAATGAATGTATTCCTTACGTTGGAGATTACGTTATCTGCATTTTATACAGAAGCACACGATACAGAATACATGAGTGATAGGAGCTCCTGTTCTCAGAGTAAAATCATTGGCTAGATTCCAGCATGTGGACTGGTAGAGCCAGATAGGCTGGCATTCAGATCCAGGCTGTGTCATACATCAGCTTTCTCCTGTGCACGAACTTTTAATATTACTGTGCTGCTGTTAACCTCATTTTAAAATGGGCGTATTTCCTAGTATAAGAGAGTCACTGGGGGAAATGTAATATTCTATTACACACATTAAATAGTTTAAtaatatatttcctttccttacttCTGCTCTGTTCCCAATCCcctttttatagtttcttcttAACATTGTTATGAATACCAATTGACCACATTGATACAAggatgaaaaatatagaaagttcATTCCTTTAAAGCTGTATGGACCTCTCAGGATTTGTGGGGAGAAGGTTAATTGCTCTATTAATCATAACCTTGTATTTACTAGTTAATGATACATtgaatagtttttaaagattgctttgttGAGCAAGAGAAATAATGTGCGTCTGGTCAGTGGTTTGCAGGTCCCTTCATAACCACAGTGTTATTTCAGAGAGTAATGCAACTAAAAAATGTAGGCCGATTTAGTGGAAAATTCAGATCACTGCCGGTGCTACTTGTAAAGTCCTCCACTGACCTGGATGTCATTGATTCTCTTAGTAAAAACACTGAATGGCATGCCAAAAAACATATGCCTAACTTTCCAGTTCACTACAATGAAATAGTGTGGTCTTtcaaatgagatttttctttgaaAGGACTGGTAATTTAAAAGAGAGTTTCTTTTGATTGCAGAGTTCATTTATGTAAAACTTTACTTGTAAAAGAACTTTACTTCTAAAACTTAACTTTTTGCCCACCAGTTCACTAAATTCTCATATGTAGTAAGTGATTAATCTTTGCTTTGGAaatatcccttttatttttagtgaagtgtctttccaggaaaatgtaaaatcttagaagagaaaaTTAGGAAATCTTCACGGAATTCCACAAAATAATGTTCTGTCATTTTTGTCTAAATCTGTTGTCTTAATGACCCCTTAAACTACGTCTCCCAGATCGAAgggaatattaagaaaaatccaGATTCTCTCATAGAATTTGAAGTGctttgaaatagaattttaaatttcttataagGAAAAGGTGAATATTACATGTTTTGCAGTTAAAACGGAGAAGAAGACGGTACAATTTAGTGATGATGTTCAGGTAGAAACAATAGAGCCAGAACCGGAACAAGCCTTTATTGATGAAGTAAGTGATTTCTTCTGTGAAAGTGGTTCGTACTTGGTATTGAAGTTGAAATACttgtcttgttttaaaaaaagtgattacTTGATTAATGCAtgtattttatgttataaaaattCAGGCAATATAGACAAAGCAAAGATTCTCCTTGTAACTGTCTCTATAGTCTTATTCTGTacctcattatttaaaatttctgcttaATATTCCATAGAATGGACTTGGCATGATTTAATTATTCTTCTATTGGACCCTTAGGTTGTTTGCagttttttgaggttttttgaTTATTACAAACACTATtgtagtgaatttttttttggattgaaTATAGTTAATAGAATATATGACTGTTTCATTTACAAAGATCATTATTTAATGCTCTGGAAATCACATCCTTTGTAATATCTTAAACTTATGATGAAAAATGATatgtcatctttaaaataagtgaAGGGATTTTATAGGTTTTTAGCCTTCTTCTGGAGGGAACCGGAAACAAAGTTTGAAGCGTGCTCTTTTAGAGAAACCGACTGGAGATTGTGCTGAGAGCCAGGGAATTTGATGGGTTCAGGGAAACTTAACATTTGGCCAGTTGCATTACATAAGAAAATGCGTGTAGAGTCAGCCTGGTCGTCCGTATAATAAACCTCATGCCTTGGATTCTAGGTAATTTCAAATAGAGTAtagtgtttaaaacaaaaattatccaCGTGTTAGTTGACTGTCACATtaccccccttctccccccactttttttttttgctataagcAGTCTTTTCTGTAGCACGCCTTCTGTTTTagactatttaaaattaaaattgtgaatcttttacattaaaaactgGTAaccatttcaaaatacaaaattcttGTGACTTTAGAAGTTTTTTATGTACTTGTGCGACTTTCACCATCCAGTGACTAGTTCATCTCTCAGTCTGTTCTTTGCAgaaacagcatttatttatttttaaaaataatttacttatttttgagagagagcacaaacaggggaggagcagagagagagagagagagagagagagagagagagagaaagaatctgaagcaggctccaggctctgagctgtcagcacagagcccgatgcgaagCTCAAACCtatggactgtgaggtcatgacctgagctgaagtcggacgtataactgactgagccacctaggcaccctagaAATAGCATTTTGGTTTTAGTTTAAATGACTGCTTAGAATTGGTAGTCTTTTACAGTGTTTACCTAATGTACCTGTGTTTAGTAATACAACCATGTAAGAACCATGCATGGAGAGAAGTTCGTAATTATTACACTATCATTCTTTGGTACATGAGAtcagtattttgatttttaaaaatttaaatttaagtacatATGTACTTGCGTAATATATAGATGTGTTTATGTAATGATGGTTTCATTAGGTCCATTGGTTTTTGCAAGGGAATATTCTGTGATAGATCTGAGTCCTTGCTTTGAGATCCTTCCAGCCTTTACCTACATAGGAAAGGAGAGAAGCCACAATCTTACTGCTTCCTTTATGACAGACTGAAACATTGGtgggaagaaaatatagaataagaTCTTATGGCCCTACTTAGAAGAAGAGCTGTACTATAGCTGAGCTGTGCCTTGCTAAAGCAGCTGCTGGATTCGCCATGGTGGAGAAGTAATAACTGAGCTGTTAGTCATAGGTAACGCCATCTTGAGAGCGAAGTTACACCTGTCAGCATGGCAAGGGTACCAGCTGCTCCAAAACAAAGTGACACGGAAATCCACAACCATGACATAACAGATCGAAGAACTCACACGTTGTAAGTTGAAATATGGCTCTCTTCTTCTCATATAAGAGAGTCTCCGTgagcagtttgaaaaataagtAGGAAGAGCTTTCAAGGCTCTGACTTCACTTGGTACTAAAGAGAATACGTGGAtagtaaatacataaaagcaaaattggAGTCTCTGTatgaaatataaaagtttttCATCCATTATCTAATTAATGAAATGAGAACATATTGTTGCATAATGATTTGTTGCTTTTTGTATTAACTATTTAATTCTTGTAGGACAAAATGGACCAGTTGCTACAAATGTTGCAGAGTACAGATCCCAGTGATGACCAACCAGATCTTCCAGAGTTACTTCATCTTGAAGGTAAACTTTGTTTTCCATTAACCTTGCACGTAAAGAATAATTAGAGCTTGTCTGTAGTGTTCTGTTACAgaatggttttatatttaaataaaatttaaaatgttataaaaaaatgtGAACACTTCTCATTCTTCTATGACCCAGTCTTGCTTATATGAGTATCTATCACAGATAAGCTTTTCTTTGCTgtgttttcttatgtttctttaaaTCTTGTTATCTTAGCAATGTGTCACCAGATGGGACCTCTCATTGATGAAAAGCTGGAAGATATTGATAGGTAAAAGAACATGTGCTATATCTATATTGTGTGTCTTCTTTGCTGAAGTTTTAAGTGTATGCTGGGATAgagctgccttttaattttatttatttttattaaaaaaatatgccaaaGATCTGCCAGAGGTACCAGTTCTCATTCAGTTGTTTTCCACTAGATGTGGGAATTAGAATTGGACCCATCTacctgcgtttttttttttttaagtgagaatttATTTGATCTTAATTatattagtctttttaaaaaataatacttagcTGTTCTTATCATTGTAATGCCATAAGTGACATTACCAGAACCCACAGATGACTCACCCATCTGTTATTTATTAGGGATACCTAGTTATTTCAAGATAAAGTCAAGTACAGTAAGCTAGAGTTCTCCCAGCACTGTACCTTAGATAGTTTTGGTTGCCCTGGAGCTAGAATACAGGATATTTTCTGTCATAAGGTTAAAGTAATGTCTACTTATAttactttttgctatttttgtgtgtggtcgTATTTAGAACATTGTGTCATTTAATTAGCAATTGTATTTGAAATTACTCTGTAATATTTCAGAAAACATTCAGAACTCTCAGAACTTAATGTTAAAGTGATGGAAGCACTTTCATTGTATACCAAGTTAATGAATGAAGATCCAATGTATTCCATGTATGCAAAATTACAGAATCAGCAGTATTATATGCAGTCATCTGGTGTTTCTGGTTCTCaggtaagcttttaaaaattcaagtatatcattttaaattctcaACTGTGTTTGAGATTATTTGGAATAGCTGTGTTTTGTAAGATTTGAAACTTTCTAAGAGTAATGCTTAGAACaaagtttaaaagaattttttacttGACAAATACAATGTATAATATACTAATTATTCCAGTAATTCTTTtcacaatattatttttcttcaaaggtgtgcatcagaatcaaacatttaaaaaaaaatacaggttgcttctccccaccccagactactgaatcagaatgtTCAAGAGAAAGGCCGAAacatctgtatatttttaaagcttcataTATAATTATCTGGTTAAGAACCATGTCTTCTGTCTGAGTAAATTGTCTAATTACTACGAATTTTTTCTGAGAATCTACAGTATTGGGTTTTATAGTAAGTGGCTTTAATCTGAATGTTTCCATCTTCCTTTACGTGAGAAGGCGTAGAATGCATCCTCCTTATTCACCCTAAATGACTATTTCAAGAGCCCTTTTCCCACAAACTCAGTATGGTTACTGTATAGGGACCTAGCCaagcattccattttatttatgtgggtGACATAAACTTtgtgcaaattaatttttttcttataacatgGCCCACTTTCCTCGACATGAGGGACCAGATCCCTGGAGTGGACCAGCCACACTTGTCCAGTGTGAGGCTAGATGACACCTACTCATGGCTCTTGATACCGGTTTTAGCAAAAAAATTCCTCTTCAtgtttcatttgcaaatacaaaaaaaaatgcttttaagagGACTGGAATACCTCTGTTCATAGTGAAGACCTTCTGTATTCTGATGTATGTATGGTCAGTCTCTTAGGGCTTAAACGAAGTGCTAAGATGATTGTCTTCTGATGACTGTGTTACTATCGTAACAGCTGGCAAAAATCTCACCACATAGAcagttttcttttcaaacatgTGAAATGGAAAGATTGAATGAATACTATAGAAAATTAGAGTATTTTGTGTGCTTTAGATTTTGGGCATTTAAGAGATCAATCCCATTAGATTAAAATACTGTTTCTGGATGCATAGCCCAAGGGCCAAATCCAACCTCCCacctgttttttgtgtttgtttttgtttttgaataaacCTTTGCTATAACAGccattctcatttgtttttacattGTTTCCGGCTACTTTCTATATGGGCGGTTCAGTAGTTGTGACAGAAAGGCCCAcaaggcctaaaatatttactgtctggacTTTTGCAAAAATGTTTTTGCTCATCCCTGCTTTAGAAAGTTAGCTTGCTCTGTGTTCACTAAACTGTAATTTAGGAAATACAAATTGTATCTATAAGCACATGCAGTCTATTGATATAAAACTGAATTCAGAGAtacttcttaaacattttttgagattCCTTTTATGAAAGTACTTAAAATATCAGTATGGAAAGAGagataatattagtttcaagataAGTTCCTTTATTGTTTCTGTATGAAATAAACCTGAGTGTAGCTCATGGTTTGTTTACCTAAGAACAAAAATGATCAGAAAGCCCACTTCACtgaaaagtattctttaaaatacCTGTCAAaagaagtaacttttaaaaagattttggagCTTTCATTGTTCACTTTGTAACTGAATGCCTCTACAAAGAAATTTTGGCACACCTGTTAAAATCTTAgaaagtctaattttttttttttttttttttaatcatgaccTGTTCTAGGTGTACCCAGGGCCTCCTCAGAGTGGTGCTTACCTGGTTGCAGGGAGCGCACAGATGAGCCATCTCAGGAGCTACAGTCTTCCCCCAGAGCAGCTGTCTTCTCTCAGCCAAGGAGCTGTTCCACCATCTGTAAACCCAGCCCTTCCCAGTCAGCAGACTCAGGCTTCTTACCCTAAGTAATTTGAGTTTTGACTGCTATTTGACTACTGTTTGGAGTTAGTGCTATTATAACTCTTAAATGCCTCCACTCATCTGTAACCGTAAGAACTGCATGAGAACAAC
The genomic region above belongs to Prionailurus bengalensis isolate Pbe53 chromosome B4, Fcat_Pben_1.1_paternal_pri, whole genome shotgun sequence and contains:
- the STAM gene encoding signal transducing adapter molecule 1 isoform X2: MPLFATNPFDQDVEKATSEMNTAEDWGLILDICDKVGQSRTGPKDCLRSIMRRVNHKDPHVAMQALTLLGACVSNCGKIFHLEVCSRDFASEVSNVLNKGHPKVCEKLKALMVEWTDEFKNDPQLSLISAMIKNLKEQGVTFPAIGSQAAEQAKASPALVAKDPGTVANKKEEEDLAKAIELSLKEQRQQSTTLSTLYPSTSNLLTNHQHEGRKVRAIYDFEAAEDNELTFKAGEIITVLDDSDPNWWKGETHQGMGLFPSNFVTADLTAEPEMIKTEKKTVQFSDDVQVETIEPEPEQAFIDEDKMDQLLQMLQSTDPSDDQPDLPELLHLEAMCHQMGPLIDEKLEDIDRKHSELSELNVKVMEALSLYTKLMNEDPMYSMYAKLQNQQYYMQSSGVSGSQVYPGPPQSGAYLVAGSAQMSHLRSYSLPPEQLSSLSQGAVPPSVNPALPSQQTQASYPNTMVSSVQGNTYPNQASVYSPPPAAAAATADVTIYQNAGTNMSQVPNYNLTSSSLPQPGGSQQPPQPQQPYSQKALL
- the STAM gene encoding signal transducing adapter molecule 1 isoform X1, which codes for MPLFATNPFDQDVEKATSEMNTAEDWGLILDICDKVGQSRTGPKDCLRSIMRRVNHKDPHVAMQALTLLGACVSNCGKIFHLEVCSRDFASEVSNVLNKGHPKVCEKLKALMVEWTDEFKNDPQLSLISAMIKNLKEQGVTFPAIGSQVAAEQAKASPALVAKDPGTVANKKEEEDLAKAIELSLKEQRQQSTTLSTLYPSTSNLLTNHQHEGRKVRAIYDFEAAEDNELTFKAGEIITVLDDSDPNWWKGETHQGMGLFPSNFVTADLTAEPEMIKTEKKTVQFSDDVQVETIEPEPEQAFIDEDKMDQLLQMLQSTDPSDDQPDLPELLHLEAMCHQMGPLIDEKLEDIDRKHSELSELNVKVMEALSLYTKLMNEDPMYSMYAKLQNQQYYMQSSGVSGSQVYPGPPQSGAYLVAGSAQMSHLRSYSLPPEQLSSLSQGAVPPSVNPALPSQQTQASYPNTMVSSVQGNTYPNQASVYSPPPAAAAATADVTIYQNAGTNMSQVPNYNLTSSSLPQPGGSQQPPQPQQPYSQKALL